A window from Primulina eburnea isolate SZY01 chromosome 2, ASM2296580v1, whole genome shotgun sequence encodes these proteins:
- the LOC140821458 gene encoding dihydroceramide fatty acyl 2-hydroxylase FAH2-like, translated as MVNQGYMVDLNKPLVFQVGRLGEAYDEWVHQPIVSKETPRFFANGVLEFMTRTPWWTIPTVWLPVVCWLISSSMKNGLPPYHLATSLIAGVCFWTLLEYSLHRFLFHIKTTGYWGNTIHYLLHGCHHKHPMDGLRLVFPPAATAIVLVPLWNVIKLLVPASCAPAFLAGSLLGYVIYDCTHYYLHYGKPSKGVPHDLKRNHMNHHFKIQDKGFGITSAFWDRIFGTLPPKPAKKSS; from the exons ATGGTCAATCAGGGTTACATGGTGGATTTAAACAAACCACTTGTTTTTCAG GTTGGCCGTCTTGGAGAAGCTTATGATGAATGGGTTCACCAGCCTATAGTGAGCAAGGAAACCCCAAGATTTTTTGCCAACGGCGTGCTTGAG TTCATGACACGTACTCCTTGGTGGACGATTCCTACGGTTTGGCTACCGGTTGTATGCTGGTTAATCTCATCATCCATGAAGAATGGCCTTCCTCCATATCATCTAGCAACGTCATTAATTGCCGGTGTCTGCTTTTGGACATTGCTTGAGTACTCCTTGCATCGATTTTTATTCCACATAAAAACAACTGGCTATTG GGGAAACACAATTCATTACCTCCTCCATGGATGCCATCACAAGCACCCAATGGATGGACTCCGTCTTGTTTTCCCTCCGGCTGCTACTGCAATTGTGCTTGTGCCT TTGTGGAATGTGATTAAGCTTCTAGTACCTGCATCCTGTGCCCCTGCATTTCTTGCCGGTAGCCTACTGGGATATGTCATATATGATTGCACTCATTACTACTTGCATTATGGAAAACCATCCAAAGGAGTTCCTCACGATCTCAAG AGAAATCACATGAACCATCACTTCAAGATTCAAGATAAGGGATTCGGAATCACATCAGCTTTCTGGGACAGGATATTTGGAACCCTTCCTCCCAAACCTGCTAAGAAAAGTAGCTGA
- the LOC140821451 gene encoding ferredoxin--NADP reductase, root isozyme, chloroplastic-like, giving the protein MAHSALYQVPFATYVNSDSSLRRSMFKGYNVPFHDKVWASGLSLDLKNANSGPRSRSMVCMSVQQASKYKVAVSPLGLEDAKEPPMHLYKNKAPYTATIVSVERIVGLNAPGETCHIVIDHGGNVPYWEGQSYGVIPPGENPKKPGSPQNVRLYSIASTRYGDNFDGKTASLCVRRAVYYDPKTGLEDPSKQGVCSNFLCDSKPGDKILVTGPSGKIMLLPEEDPNATHIMIATGTGVAPYRGYLRRMFMESVPTYNFGGLAWLFLGVANMDSLLYDEEFSKYLQDYPDNFRYDRALSREQKNKKGGKMYVQDKIEEYSDEIFKLLDGGAHIYFCGLKGMMPGIQDTLKRVAEQRGESWEEKLSQLKKNKQWHVEVY; this is encoded by the exons ATGGCTCATTCCGCCCTCTATCAG GTCCCATTTGCCACGTACGTCAACAGCGACTCCTCTCTTCGCCGATCCATGTTTAAG GGTTATAATGTGCCTTTTCACGATAAAGTATGGGCATCTGGCTTGTCTTTAGACCTTAAAAATGCAAACTCAGGACCAAGGAGTAGATCCATGGTTTGCATGTCAGTGCAACAAGCCAGCAAATATAAGGTTGCAGTTTCGCCTCTTGGTTTAGAAGATGCGAAAGAGCCGCCAATGCACTTATACAAAAACAAGGCACCCTATACAGCAACCATTGTCTCCGTTGAAAGGATTGTTGGTCTGAATGCTCCCGGAGAGACATGCCACATTGTGATAGATCATGGTGGAAATGTTCCGTATTGGGAAGGGCAAAGTTATGGAGTCATTCCTCCA GGTGAGAACCCGAAAAAGCCAGGTAGCCCCCAAAATGTTCGCCTGTATTCTATAGCATCTACCAGATATGGAGACAATTTTGATGGCAAGACAGCAAGTCTGTGTGTTCGACGGGCTGTGTATTATGATCCGAAGACCGGATTAGAAGATCCTTCCAAACAAGGTGTATGCAGCAATTTTTTATGTGATTCAAAGCCCGGTGACAAGATTCTGGTAACGG GTCCTTCGGGCAAGATAATGCTTCTTCCAGAAGAAGATCCAAATGCCACCCACATTATGATTGCCACTGGCACTGGTGTAGCTCCCTACAGAGGCTATCTTAGACGTATGTTCATGGAGTCTGTTCCAACATACAATTTTGGTGGTCTCGCTTGGTTATTTCTTGGTGTTGCCAACATGGATAGTCTTCTCTATGATGAAGAATTTTCCAAGTATCTCCAAGACTATCCAGACAACTTCAGGTATGATCGTGCTCTTAGTCGAGAACAAAAGAACAAAAAGGGCGGAAAAATGTATGTTCAGGATAAAATCGAAGAGTACAGTGATGAAATTTTCAAGCTTTTGGATGGCGGGGCGCATATTTATTTTTGTGGGCTCAAGGGAATGATGCCCGGGATTCAAGATACGTTGAAGAGGGTGGCAGAGCAGAGAGGGGAGAGCTGGGAGGAGAAGCTTTCGCAGTTGAAGAAGAACAAGCAGTGGCATGTTGAAGTTTATTGA
- the LOC140821448 gene encoding tubulin beta-5 chain-like, which yields MREILHIQGGQCGNQIGAKFWEVICDEHGIDQAGRYSGESDLQLERVNVYYNEASGGRYVPRAVLMDLEPGTMDAVRSGPFGQIFRPDNFVFGQSGAGNNWAKGHYTEGAELIDSVLDVVRKEAENCDCLQGFQVCHSLGGGTGSGMGTLLISKIREEYPDRMMLTFSVFPSPKVSDTVVEPYNATLSVHQLVENADECMVLDNEALYDICFRTLKLSTPSFGDLNHLISATMSGVTCCLRFPGQLNSDLRKLAVNLIPFPRLHFFMVGFAPLTSRGSQQYRALTVPELTQQMWDAKNMMCAADPRHGRYLTVSAMFRGKMSTKEVDEQIINVQNKNSSYFVEWIPNNVKSSVCDIPPKGLKISSTFIGNSTSIQEMFRRVSEQFTAMFRRKAFLHWYTGEGMDEMEFTEAESNMNDLVAEYQQYQDATADEQYEDDEEEEVAN from the exons ATGAGGGAAATCCTGCACATCCAAGGTGGTCAATGCGGCAACCAGATCGGCGCCAAGTTCTGGGAGGTGATCTGCGACGAGCACGGCATCGATCAGGCTGGAAGATACAGCGGGGAGTCCGATCTACAGCTGGAGCGTGTCAACGTTTACTACAATGAGGCCAGTGGCGGAAGGTACGTCCCACGCGCCGTCCTCATGGACCTGGAGCCCGGAACTATGGACGCCGTCAGATCCGGTCCTTTTGGACAGATCTTCCGGCCCGATAATTTTGTTTTTGGTCAGTCTGGCGCCGGGAACAATTGGGCAAAGGGGCATTACACCGAGGGAGCGGAACTGATTGATTCCGTCCTGGATGTTGTTCGCAAAGAGGCCGAAAATTGTGACTGCTTGCAAG GATTTCAAGTCTGTCATTCTTTGGGTGGAGGCACTGGATCTGGTATGGGCACCCTTTTGATTTCCAAGATAAGGGAGGAGTACCCAGACCGAATGATGTTGACATTTTCGGTCTTTCCTTCGCCAAAGGTTTCCGACACTGTTGTTGAGCCATACAATGCCACCCTTTCTGTTCACCAACTCGTGGAGAATGCAGATGAGTGCATGGTTTTGGATAATGAAGCCCTCTATGATATTTGCTTCCGTACTCTCAAGCTCTCCACCCCTTCAT TTGGAGATCTCAACCACCTGATATCAGCTACTATGAGTGGTGTCACATGCTGTCTCCGCTTCCCAGGGCAGCTGAACTCCGACTTAAGGAAACTTGCTGTTAATCTCATCCCATTCCCACGGCTTCATTTCTTCATGGTCGGGTTTGCACCTTTAACCTCCAGAGGCTCCCAACAGTACCGTGCTCTCACAGTCCCCGAACTGACTCAGCAAATGTGGGATGCCAAGAATATGATGTGTGCTGCTGACCCACGCCATGGTCGTTACTTAACCGTCTCAGCCATGTTCCGTGGCAAGATGAGCACCAAAGAGGTCGATGAACAGATAATCAACGTTCAAAACAAGAATTCCTCATACTTTGTTGAATGGATTCCAAACAATGTTAAGTCTAGTGTTTGTGACATCCCTCCTAAGGGTCTGAAAATATCATCTACTTTCATCGGAAACTCTACTTCAATTCAAGAGATGTTCAGGCGTGTCAGTGAGCAATTTACTGCCATGTTCAGGCGTAAAGCTTTCTTGCATTGGTACACCGGTGAGGGGATGGATGAAATGGAGTTTACTGAGGCCGAAAGTAATATGAACGATCTTGTGGCCGAGTATCAGCAGTACCAGGATGCTACAGCTGATGAACAATACGAGGACGATGAGGAAGAAGAGGTTGCAAATTGA